A DNA window from Augochlora pura isolate Apur16 chromosome 9, APUR_v2.2.1, whole genome shotgun sequence contains the following coding sequences:
- the LOC144475251 gene encoding uncharacterized protein LOC144475251 isoform X2 — translation MANDTQSVCKKKSTRFLQVPLKSTEQIYFVFLIPTLIACFVYIIHFSADLVVAIQHFRENNPIWGYCTIGFMYSPAVMYFILTVSRPDWWMTDDDKLAKGIFVWFCLQLCQLIGFVFFSLYRYAGLIVLSVDAIMLSGKERTKTLDIAAAPAAIELYLFLQAWFQAVPQAIFQTHLLFRESSFHQSHQSVVIKVLSILMSVVIVAIQTTSFQRFESQRVNGRKLPWAMWLKKYCVQELCDLEEKTPLKLSDIKEEDTVHANNVTEKFKESNKSTKEDEDEDEDKKQTDSHVSLDRQISLTPPLPPKNVQIVPPPTPLRGITTVTPLPVPDLPAPPRPDSIYTVAETESENVLTKSETETSKGPDISQNLKIPQRRYTKKGLEEDDPIGKFLCFLWWFCFILARILAITVFYEFFPVYLAIVMTIHYGIMLLYLFYYTKYYDAISFFVNLWLGLIYIVCLIEYRIKFKYADKWLLPYYVFVILQNTLLTLVWYFYADGNGFWYSYIFYTIFSSMALCISSTVIYCVLLKPKKRRIYTS, via the exons ATGGCAAACGATACACAGTCAGTTTGTAAAAAGAAGTCTACTCGTTTTCTACAAGTTCCTTTGAAGTCAACAGAACAGATTTATTTTGTGTTCTTGATCCCAACATTGATTGCTTGTTTTGTGTATATAATACACTTCTCCGCTGATCTGGTAGTCGCAATACAACattttagagaaaataatCCGATATGGGGATATTGTACTATCGGTTTCATGTATTCGCCAGCAGTCATGTATTTTATACTGACTGTTTCGAGGCCAGATTGGTGGATGACAGATGATGATAAATTGGCGAAAGGAATTTTTGTTTGGTTCTGTCTTCAACTGTGTCAATTGATTGGATTCGTCTTCTTTTCACTATACAG ATATGCAGGTTTGATTGTATTATCTGTGGATGCTATTATGTTATCTGGCAAGGAGAGAACTAAGACTCTAGATATAGCAGCTGCACCAGCAGCCATAGAACTATACCTCTTTCTACAAGCTTGGTTCCAGGCAGTTCCACAAGCTATCTTCCAAACACATTTACTCTTCCGTGAATCATCATTTCATCAGAGTCACCAATCTG TTGTTATTAAAGTGCTTTCCATTCTTATGTCCGTTGTGATCGTAGCTATTCAAACTACCTCTTTTCAAAGGTTTGAAAGTCAACGCGTTAATGGTAGAAAATTGCCATGGGCAATGTGGTTAAAAAAATACTGTGTTCAG GAACTCTGTGATCTTGAAGAAAAAACTCCCCTAAAGTTATCTGATATAAAGGAGGAGGACACTGTTCATGCAAATAATGTTACAGAGAAATTTAAGGAATCTAACAAATCTACAAaagaagatgaagatgaaGATGAAGATAAGAAACAAACTGATTCTCATGTCTCTTTAGATCGTCAAATATCTCTAACTCCTCCGCTACCACCAAAAAATGTGCAAATCGTACCACCTCCTACACCTTTGCGAGGAATTACCACAGTGACACCTTTACCTGTTCCTGATCTACCAGCTCCACCGAGACCAGATTCGATATATACAGTAGCAGAAACCGAATCTGAAAATGTACTTACTAAATCTGAGACAGAAACAAGCAAAGGACCAGATATCtcgcaaaatttaaaaattccacaACGAAGGTATACAAAAAAGGGTTTAGAAGAAGATGATCCCATAGGGAAATTCTTATGCTTCTTATGGTGGTTTTGTTTTATTCTAGCACGTATACTTGCTATTACTGTGTTCTATGAATTTTTTCCAGTTTATCTAGCTATTGTAATGACTATACACTATGGTATTATGTTGTTATACCTTttctattatacaaaatattatgaCGCCATTAGCTTTTTTGTTAACTTATGGTTGGGactaatttatatagtttgtTTAATCGAGTAcagaatcaaatttaaatatgcaGATAAGTGGTTATTACCATACTATGTCTTCGTAATACTACAAAATACGCTTCTAACATTAGTATGGTACTTCTATGCAGACGGGAATGGATTTTGgtattcttatatattttatacaatattttcgagtATGGCGCTATGTATTTCATCAACGGTAATTTATTGCGTTCTACTTAAACCAAAGAAACGTAGAATATATACCAGTTGa
- the LOC144475251 gene encoding uncharacterized protein LOC144475251 isoform X1 — MANDTQSVCKKKSTRFLQVPLKSTEQIYFVFLIPTLIACFVYIIHFSADLVVAIQHFRENNPIWGYCTIGFMYSPAVMYFILTVSRPDWWMTDDDKLAKGIFVWFCLQLCQLIGFVFFSLYRYAGLIVLSVDAIMLSGKERTKTLDIAAAPAAIELYLFLQAWFQAVPQAIFQTHLLFRESSFHQSHQSGTFIHVVIKVLSILMSVVIVAIQTTSFQRFESQRVNGRKLPWAMWLKKYCVQELCDLEEKTPLKLSDIKEEDTVHANNVTEKFKESNKSTKEDEDEDEDKKQTDSHVSLDRQISLTPPLPPKNVQIVPPPTPLRGITTVTPLPVPDLPAPPRPDSIYTVAETESENVLTKSETETSKGPDISQNLKIPQRRYTKKGLEEDDPIGKFLCFLWWFCFILARILAITVFYEFFPVYLAIVMTIHYGIMLLYLFYYTKYYDAISFFVNLWLGLIYIVCLIEYRIKFKYADKWLLPYYVFVILQNTLLTLVWYFYADGNGFWYSYIFYTIFSSMALCISSTVIYCVLLKPKKRRIYTS; from the exons ATGGCAAACGATACACAGTCAGTTTGTAAAAAGAAGTCTACTCGTTTTCTACAAGTTCCTTTGAAGTCAACAGAACAGATTTATTTTGTGTTCTTGATCCCAACATTGATTGCTTGTTTTGTGTATATAATACACTTCTCCGCTGATCTGGTAGTCGCAATACAACattttagagaaaataatCCGATATGGGGATATTGTACTATCGGTTTCATGTATTCGCCAGCAGTCATGTATTTTATACTGACTGTTTCGAGGCCAGATTGGTGGATGACAGATGATGATAAATTGGCGAAAGGAATTTTTGTTTGGTTCTGTCTTCAACTGTGTCAATTGATTGGATTCGTCTTCTTTTCACTATACAG ATATGCAGGTTTGATTGTATTATCTGTGGATGCTATTATGTTATCTGGCAAGGAGAGAACTAAGACTCTAGATATAGCAGCTGCACCAGCAGCCATAGAACTATACCTCTTTCTACAAGCTTGGTTCCAGGCAGTTCCACAAGCTATCTTCCAAACACATTTACTCTTCCGTGAATCATCATTTCATCAGAGTCACCAATCTGGTACTTTTATACATG TTGTTATTAAAGTGCTTTCCATTCTTATGTCCGTTGTGATCGTAGCTATTCAAACTACCTCTTTTCAAAGGTTTGAAAGTCAACGCGTTAATGGTAGAAAATTGCCATGGGCAATGTGGTTAAAAAAATACTGTGTTCAG GAACTCTGTGATCTTGAAGAAAAAACTCCCCTAAAGTTATCTGATATAAAGGAGGAGGACACTGTTCATGCAAATAATGTTACAGAGAAATTTAAGGAATCTAACAAATCTACAAaagaagatgaagatgaaGATGAAGATAAGAAACAAACTGATTCTCATGTCTCTTTAGATCGTCAAATATCTCTAACTCCTCCGCTACCACCAAAAAATGTGCAAATCGTACCACCTCCTACACCTTTGCGAGGAATTACCACAGTGACACCTTTACCTGTTCCTGATCTACCAGCTCCACCGAGACCAGATTCGATATATACAGTAGCAGAAACCGAATCTGAAAATGTACTTACTAAATCTGAGACAGAAACAAGCAAAGGACCAGATATCtcgcaaaatttaaaaattccacaACGAAGGTATACAAAAAAGGGTTTAGAAGAAGATGATCCCATAGGGAAATTCTTATGCTTCTTATGGTGGTTTTGTTTTATTCTAGCACGTATACTTGCTATTACTGTGTTCTATGAATTTTTTCCAGTTTATCTAGCTATTGTAATGACTATACACTATGGTATTATGTTGTTATACCTTttctattatacaaaatattatgaCGCCATTAGCTTTTTTGTTAACTTATGGTTGGGactaatttatatagtttgtTTAATCGAGTAcagaatcaaatttaaatatgcaGATAAGTGGTTATTACCATACTATGTCTTCGTAATACTACAAAATACGCTTCTAACATTAGTATGGTACTTCTATGCAGACGGGAATGGATTTTGgtattcttatatattttatacaatattttcgagtATGGCGCTATGTATTTCATCAACGGTAATTTATTGCGTTCTACTTAAACCAAAGAAACGTAGAATATATACCAGTTGa
- the LOC144475254 gene encoding uncharacterized protein LOC144475254 isoform X2, with the protein MDTFPAQRYETKIESFDTCMIDTTNQQREISQTMSEQGSSQSIEVENQENHEASTLHHQQQESQQQQQQQHQDQQNQISQIQSNTQQSMTLTPIRLPAILDGEFFTVIRVEDTNVTVRCLQCQKHLNGNLKSTGNFLSHIKRVHPFMVDKIKCKSNQRKPAMIYIDLSADKCPELVRTKRGYRKCYKAEYQPGNEETFDQSNEWSESPLIRRRKSEEAESNELLKISHNNSFLMEDEFDAIGRNVAAKLRNMRLDQRIIAEKLLNDILFEAQLGNLHRDSNIHV; encoded by the exons ATGGATACATTCCCTGCGCAAAGGTACGAGACAAAGATTGAATCTTTTGACACATGTATGATCGATACTACAAATCAACAACGAGAAATATCACAAACAATGAGCGAACAAGGTTCTTCTCAAAGTATCGAGGTAGAGAATCAAGAAAATCATGAAGCTTCTACTTTACATCATCAACAACAAGAGtcacaacaacaacaacaacaacaacatcAAGACCAGCAGAATCAGATTTCACAGATACAGTCAAACACTCAGCAAAGCATGACTCTTACTCCAATTCGATTGCCAGCTATTCTTGATGGAGAattttttacagtaattaGAGTAGAAGATACCAATGTTACAGTGCGATGTTTACAATGTCAGAAACACTTAAACGGAAATTTGAAGTCCACAGGAAATTTTTTAAGCCATATTAAa AGGGTACACCCATTTATggtcgataaaattaaatgcaaatcgAATCAAAGAAAACCTGCAATGATTTACATTGATTTGTCAGCTGACAAGTGTCCTGAATTAGTTAGAACAAAACGAGGGTacagaaaatgttataaaGCT gaaTATCAACCAGGAAATGAAGAAACTTTCGATCAATCCAATGAATGGAGTGAATCTCCATTAATTCGGAGACGTAAGTCAGAAGAAGCCGAATCTAATGAACTTTTGAAGATATCACAcaacaattcatttttaatggaagATGAATTTGATGCGATTGGACGAAATGTAGCAGCAAAACTTAGGAATATGAGATTAGACCAAAGAATTATAgctgagaaattattaaatgacatACTTTTTGAAGCACAATTAGGAAACCTTCACAGAGATtcaaatatacatgtatga
- the LOC144475254 gene encoding uncharacterized protein LOC144475254 isoform X1, with the protein MYHKIMDTFPAQRYETKIESFDTCMIDTTNQQREISQTMSEQGSSQSIEVENQENHEASTLHHQQQESQQQQQQQHQDQQNQISQIQSNTQQSMTLTPIRLPAILDGEFFTVIRVEDTNVTVRCLQCQKHLNGNLKSTGNFLSHIKRVHPFMVDKIKCKSNQRKPAMIYIDLSADKCPELVRTKRGYRKCYKAEYQPGNEETFDQSNEWSESPLIRRRKSEEAESNELLKISHNNSFLMEDEFDAIGRNVAAKLRNMRLDQRIIAEKLLNDILFEAQLGNLHRDSNIHV; encoded by the exons atGTATCACAAGATCATGGATACATTCCCTGCGCAAAGGTACGAGACAAAGATTGAATCTTTTGACACATGTATGATCGATACTACAAATCAACAACGAGAAATATCACAAACAATGAGCGAACAAGGTTCTTCTCAAAGTATCGAGGTAGAGAATCAAGAAAATCATGAAGCTTCTACTTTACATCATCAACAACAAGAGtcacaacaacaacaacaacaacaacatcAAGACCAGCAGAATCAGATTTCACAGATACAGTCAAACACTCAGCAAAGCATGACTCTTACTCCAATTCGATTGCCAGCTATTCTTGATGGAGAattttttacagtaattaGAGTAGAAGATACCAATGTTACAGTGCGATGTTTACAATGTCAGAAACACTTAAACGGAAATTTGAAGTCCACAGGAAATTTTTTAAGCCATATTAAa AGGGTACACCCATTTATggtcgataaaattaaatgcaaatcgAATCAAAGAAAACCTGCAATGATTTACATTGATTTGTCAGCTGACAAGTGTCCTGAATTAGTTAGAACAAAACGAGGGTacagaaaatgttataaaGCT gaaTATCAACCAGGAAATGAAGAAACTTTCGATCAATCCAATGAATGGAGTGAATCTCCATTAATTCGGAGACGTAAGTCAGAAGAAGCCGAATCTAATGAACTTTTGAAGATATCACAcaacaattcatttttaatggaagATGAATTTGATGCGATTGGACGAAATGTAGCAGCAAAACTTAGGAATATGAGATTAGACCAAAGAATTATAgctgagaaattattaaatgacatACTTTTTGAAGCACAATTAGGAAACCTTCACAGAGATtcaaatatacatgtatga